The sequence below is a genomic window from Haemophilus pittmaniae.
GCCGGATCCAGCGTGGTGGTGGTGTCCAGTGCGATTAAAGCGGATAACCCGGAACTCGTGGCAGCCCAAGAAAAGCGTATACCTGTTATTCAACGGGCTCAAATGCTGGCAGAAATTATGCGTTTTCGTCATGGTATCGCGGTGGCGGGTACCCATGGAAAAACGACCACAACAGCTATGATTTCAATGATTTACACTCAAGCGAAGTTAGACCCCACTTTTGTAAATGGTGGTTTGGTGAAATCAGCTGGTAAAAATGCTTACTTGGGGGCTAGTCGTTATTTGATTGCTGAAGCTGATGAAAGTGATGCATCATTCTTGCATTTGCAGCCAATGGTATCGGTGGTGACGAATATCGAACCGGATCATATGGATACCTATGAAGGCGATTTTGAGAAGATGAAATCGACCTATGTGAAGTTTTTGCATAATTTGCCGTTCTATGGTTTGGCGGTGATGTGTGCTGATGATCCTGTGTTGATGGAGCTAGTGCCACAAGTAGGTCGCCAAGTAATTACTTATGGTTTCAGTGAACATGCGGATTATCGAATTGAAGATTATGAGCAGACGGGCTTTCAAGGTCATTACACTGTACGTTGTCCAGATGGTGAGCGGATTAATGTGTTGCTCAATGTACCAGGCAAACATAATGCATTAAATGCAACGGCTGCATTAGCTGTAGCGAAGGAGGAAGGCGTGGAAAATGAAGCCATTCTAGCTGCGCTAGCTGATTTCCAAGG
It includes:
- the murC gene encoding UDP-N-acetylmuramate--L-alanine ligase, which codes for MKHTPEEIRKIIPEMRRVQQIHFIGIGGAGMSGIAEILLNEGYRISGSDIADGPVTQRLAQAGAQIFIGHAAENIAGSSVVVVSSAIKADNPELVAAQEKRIPVIQRAQMLAEIMRFRHGIAVAGTHGKTTTTAMISMIYTQAKLDPTFVNGGLVKSAGKNAYLGASRYLIAEADESDASFLHLQPMVSVVTNIEPDHMDTYEGDFEKMKSTYVKFLHNLPFYGLAVMCADDPVLMELVPQVGRQVITYGFSEHADYRIEDYEQTGFQGHYTVRCPDGERINVLLNVPGKHNALNATAALAVAKEEGVENEAILAALADFQGAGRRFDQLGEFIRPNGKVRLVDDYGHHPTEVGVTIQAAREGWGDKRIVMIFQPHRYSRTRDLFDDFVQVLSGVDALIMLDVYAAGEAPIVGADSKALCRSIRNLGKVDPILVSDVSQLGDVLDQIIQDGDLILAQGAGSVSKISRGLAESWQH